One Bremerella alba DNA segment encodes these proteins:
- a CDS encoding dihydrodipicolinate synthase family protein, which translates to MFAEQNDTAAQADPKVRGPFPILSTPFTESGEVDYDVLAKQAKFVAWGGCPGMIWPQSGDSVDLLTMDEKKKGMEVLAETARSLPTSLCLGVQGKDTAEMLEFAEHAEKLAPEAIISRPPDSGKTEDDLRQYWNALAEVAKRPVILQTTGGVAYKGPLPSPQLMIDLAKEHPHFGYIKEEAGDVLGRMRASLAEMPPVRRVFSARGGLHWLKESDLGSEGVITERAAYADVLTQIWELQQSGEDSETLKDIFNKFIQMVKVKPGSLRGANLYIWKKRGVFKNLVSRNYGPGKSTPTTPKISELKLSDEQVAAAEKHFEALHPYLKEVTPDLS; encoded by the coding sequence TTGTTTGCTGAACAAAACGACACCGCTGCTCAGGCCGACCCCAAGGTTCGGGGACCGTTTCCGATTCTGTCCACTCCGTTCACAGAGTCAGGAGAGGTCGATTACGATGTCTTGGCTAAGCAGGCCAAGTTCGTTGCTTGGGGTGGCTGCCCAGGGATGATCTGGCCCCAGTCAGGAGATAGCGTCGATCTGCTGACTATGGACGAGAAGAAGAAGGGGATGGAGGTGTTGGCCGAAACTGCCCGAAGTCTGCCTACTTCGCTATGCCTCGGCGTCCAGGGGAAGGATACCGCAGAGATGCTCGAATTTGCCGAGCATGCTGAAAAGTTGGCGCCCGAGGCGATAATCTCTCGACCGCCTGACTCTGGGAAAACGGAAGACGATTTGCGTCAATATTGGAACGCCTTGGCGGAAGTGGCCAAGCGTCCGGTGATTCTCCAGACAACCGGTGGTGTTGCCTACAAAGGGCCACTTCCTTCGCCGCAACTGATGATTGATTTGGCTAAGGAGCATCCGCACTTTGGCTATATCAAGGAAGAGGCCGGCGATGTGTTAGGGCGAATGCGGGCCTCGCTTGCCGAGATGCCTCCGGTTCGTCGTGTGTTTAGTGCGCGTGGCGGGCTTCATTGGCTCAAAGAATCGGACCTCGGCTCGGAAGGTGTGATTACAGAACGCGCTGCCTATGCGGACGTTCTCACCCAAATCTGGGAACTACAGCAAAGTGGTGAAGATTCGGAGACTTTGAAGGACATATTTAATAAGTTCATTCAAATGGTCAAAGTGAAGCCTGGTAGTCTTCGCGGTGCCAACTTGTACATCTGGAAGAAGCGAGGCGTATTTAAAAACTTAGTGTCGCGCAATTACGGGCCAGGCAAGTCAACTCCTACCACACCCAAAATCTCAGAACTCAAGCTTAGCGATGAACAGGTTGCAGCAGCTGAAAAGCACTTCGAGGCTCTACATCCTTACCTCAAAGAAGTGACGCCTGATCTTTCCTAG
- a CDS encoding Gfo/Idh/MocA family protein, with protein MNRPTRRKFLKQVAAGGVAASITISGTKSSGQVLGANDRVRVAVAGINGRGKIHMAVFGGMKDVEVTHLVDPDSRLFKSRSALVEQQTGKKPHCVQDIREALDDASLDAVSIATPNHWHALMTIWACQAGKDVYVEKPCSHTIVEGRRMVEAAQKYNRIVQHGTQWRSDPKWQAYTTDIREGKYGKLQTANIQIFRPRTSIGFKAAVPPPRELDYDLWTGPAPMKPFRTNLVHYQWHWMWDYGAGEIGNLGAHEFEMARWAMPENADPKSVVSLGGRFGYEDQAETPNTQLTLYDFGDAKLVCQQRGLHFDKPLRMGIDFHTDEGTIKDGKFYPRGKKTGEVIEGAPLSGLPENYARAHFQNFVDCVRSRKSEDLASDMLDGHRTGVVAHLGNISYRLGEKTSFNNSPKGLSENQIAAESFDEMKRHLVDAAGINLSNATYQLGPTLQFNPQTEQFHDSPEANQLLARPSRSGFELPNVNS; from the coding sequence ATGAATCGACCTACCCGTCGCAAGTTTTTGAAGCAGGTGGCTGCCGGCGGCGTTGCTGCCTCGATAACGATTTCCGGAACCAAGTCTTCCGGCCAAGTCCTCGGAGCCAATGATCGGGTTCGTGTTGCCGTGGCCGGAATCAACGGTCGTGGAAAAATCCATATGGCTGTCTTCGGGGGAATGAAGGATGTTGAGGTCACCCACCTCGTCGATCCCGACAGTCGTCTTTTCAAATCGCGAAGCGCGTTAGTAGAGCAACAGACAGGAAAAAAGCCGCATTGCGTGCAAGACATCCGCGAGGCACTTGATGATGCGAGCTTAGACGCGGTCTCAATCGCGACGCCCAATCACTGGCATGCCCTGATGACCATTTGGGCATGTCAGGCAGGCAAAGACGTTTACGTCGAGAAGCCTTGTAGCCACACCATCGTGGAAGGCCGCCGCATGGTGGAAGCGGCCCAAAAGTACAACCGTATCGTGCAGCACGGTACGCAGTGGCGTTCCGATCCCAAGTGGCAGGCCTACACAACCGACATCCGCGAAGGCAAGTACGGCAAGTTGCAGACGGCCAACATTCAAATCTTTCGTCCTCGAACGAGCATCGGATTCAAGGCTGCGGTCCCGCCGCCCCGCGAGTTGGACTACGACCTGTGGACTGGGCCGGCCCCGATGAAGCCTTTTCGGACAAATTTGGTTCACTATCAGTGGCATTGGATGTGGGACTATGGTGCCGGTGAGATCGGCAATCTTGGTGCTCACGAATTTGAGATGGCACGTTGGGCGATGCCCGAGAACGCCGACCCGAAGTCCGTTGTTAGTCTTGGCGGTCGCTTCGGATACGAAGACCAGGCCGAAACCCCTAATACACAGCTAACGCTTTACGATTTCGGTGACGCCAAGTTGGTTTGCCAACAACGGGGACTGCACTTCGACAAGCCGCTGAGAATGGGCATTGATTTTCACACCGACGAAGGGACGATCAAAGATGGAAAATTCTACCCTCGCGGAAAGAAAACCGGGGAAGTGATCGAGGGAGCCCCTCTAAGCGGACTTCCCGAAAATTACGCCCGCGCTCACTTTCAAAACTTCGTCGATTGTGTCCGTAGCCGCAAAAGCGAAGACCTGGCCTCGGACATGTTGGATGGGCATCGTACAGGTGTGGTGGCTCACCTGGGCAATATTTCTTATCGCCTGGGCGAGAAGACTTCATTCAACAACTCACCTAAAGGTCTATCCGAAAACCAGATAGCTGCGGAATCGTTCGACGAGATGAAGCGCCATCTGGTCGACGCAGCCGGCATAAATTTATCGAACGCCACGTATCAACTTGGTCCGACGTTGCAGTTCAACCCCCAGACCGAACAGTTCCACGACTCGCCCGAAGCGAATCAACTGCTTGCCAGACCTTCGCGCAGTGGTTTCGAGTTGCCGAATGTCAACAGTTAG
- a CDS encoding GntR family transcriptional regulator — translation MKSATDLQPLSLASVSDITKPLQRGGLRTQVSQRLAIGIFARHFKAGEKLTVQPLAEQFGVSRTPVREALMELESLGMVEVLPHKGALVREFGPQEARDLIQFRKILEREAIRCACGKIPREQLELMHDELIQVISEAPTATSSESTRELDIRLHTMIAAYCQNRRLQEEIARCWTICKAMADAYYILLRASDRFVRIEENQEHLVIVEALLSEDSDASQKAIESHLDTFLEDFIQNHFPEEEAG, via the coding sequence ATGAAATCTGCAACGGACCTTCAGCCATTGTCACTTGCTTCGGTGAGCGACATTACGAAACCCCTTCAACGTGGCGGTTTGCGAACGCAAGTCAGCCAGCGTTTGGCCATTGGTATTTTTGCGCGTCACTTCAAAGCTGGCGAGAAACTCACCGTACAGCCACTCGCAGAGCAGTTCGGAGTGAGTCGAACGCCGGTTCGAGAAGCCCTGATGGAGCTGGAATCGCTGGGAATGGTGGAGGTCCTTCCGCATAAAGGAGCATTGGTTCGCGAATTTGGTCCTCAAGAAGCACGGGACCTAATCCAATTTCGGAAAATACTGGAACGTGAAGCGATCCGTTGTGCATGTGGAAAAATACCACGAGAACAACTGGAGCTGATGCACGACGAATTGATACAAGTCATCAGTGAAGCTCCGACCGCGACATCCAGCGAGTCAACTCGAGAGCTCGATATTCGCTTGCATACGATGATTGCTGCATATTGCCAAAATCGACGTTTGCAAGAAGAAATAGCTCGCTGCTGGACAATCTGCAAAGCAATGGCGGATGCTTATTATATCTTGCTGCGTGCTTCGGACCGCTTTGTCCGAATAGAAGAAAACCAGGAACACCTGGTGATCGTCGAAGCCCTTCTTTCCGAGGATTCGGACGCTTCACAAAAAGCAATCGAGTCACACCTGGACACCTTCCTGGAAGACTTCATTCAAAATCACTTCCCGGAAGAAGAAGCCGGTTAA